The following are from one region of the Actinoplanes sp. L3-i22 genome:
- a CDS encoding heme-degrading domain-containing protein, producing the protein MSDEAQNLIAEIEEQERRLVFATFDEADAWALGCLLVNLATQRGLPVAVDIRRGEQQLFHAGLPGSTADNDAWIARKVRVVNRFAASSYLIGRQLAAKGRELDAAMGVDPALFAAHGGAFPIRITGVGVVGVVTVSGLPQAEDHALVVEAIETFLED; encoded by the coding sequence AGAATCTGATCGCCGAGATCGAAGAGCAGGAGCGCCGCCTGGTCTTCGCGACCTTCGACGAGGCGGACGCGTGGGCGCTGGGCTGCCTGCTCGTCAACCTGGCCACCCAGCGCGGGCTCCCGGTCGCGGTCGACATCCGCCGCGGCGAGCAGCAACTCTTCCACGCCGGGCTGCCCGGCTCCACCGCCGACAACGACGCCTGGATCGCCCGCAAGGTCCGGGTGGTGAACCGGTTCGCCGCCTCGTCGTACCTGATCGGCCGCCAGCTGGCCGCCAAGGGCCGGGAGCTGGACGCGGCGATGGGCGTCGACCCGGCGCTGTTCGCGGCGCACGGCGGCGCGTTCCCGATCCGGATCACGGGCGTCGGGGTGGTCGGCGTGGTGACCGTTTCCGGTCTGCCGCAGGCGGAGGACCACGCCCTGGTCGTCGAGGCGATCGAGACGTTCCTGGAGGACTGA